Proteins from a single region of Weeksella virosa DSM 16922:
- a CDS encoding LolA family protein, with product MKKSLFTFLVFLSGIIAYAQDAKDLLDKVKSKYQKASTYYIKFDLENGGKKFQGEVFSLKEKFNLNVMDINQLYDGKKLYTISNDDKEVTISNSRNTDDLLTPTKILNSYTNDYTYKLDKKQTIAGQPIQYVRFTPKNNQSSIQYALLGINTNNNQIYQYKEVSKNNQTTSITVKEYLENLIIHKSYFNFDSNKYKSKGYIVTQL from the coding sequence ATGAAAAAGAGCTTATTTACCTTTTTGGTATTTTTATCGGGGATAATTGCCTACGCACAAGATGCAAAAGACTTGTTGGATAAAGTAAAAAGCAAATATCAAAAAGCATCAACCTACTACATAAAATTTGATTTAGAAAATGGTGGAAAAAAATTCCAAGGTGAGGTATTTTCCTTAAAAGAGAAATTCAATCTCAACGTCATGGACATTAACCAGCTATATGACGGCAAAAAATTGTATACAATTTCTAATGATGACAAAGAAGTAACGATTTCTAACAGTCGAAACACAGATGATTTATTAACGCCTACTAAAATTCTAAATTCTTACACCAATGATTACACGTATAAGTTAGATAAAAAACAAACGATTGCTGGGCAACCCATTCAATACGTAAGATTTACCCCTAAAAACAATCAATCATCGATACAATATGCTTTATTAGGCATCAATACCAATAATAACCAAATTTATCAATATAAAGAAGTAAGCAAAAATAATCAAACGACTTCTATCACTGTAAAAGAATATTTAGAAAATTTAATTATTCATAAAAGTTACTTTAACTTTGACAGCAATAAATACAAGTCGAAAGGCTACATTGTGACACAATTATAA
- a CDS encoding FtsK/SpoIIIE family DNA translocase gives MTIRNTEPDVKTSKKKTFRTIIGILIISLGFTLFLSLVSYLINSSWDQSQIYQLTDKSIEAENIFGKLGALLGEIFVRNGIGIAAFFFPIFLIILGLKVLTRLKKIKPFHAVYNWIFFLIWGPILLGFIFPNKDILSGAMGFEVNDFLNSLIGKIGVGMVLFVSFLIYAIVHWRLSYENITHKLETKREIKKQKRLESDLAEKEKAERENNDPFEEFNHPTREETKLPTEKKDQKIVHVLETHTEEEDFLTDAQKIEEYEKEASRQNKKNKENEISTTLYKTDIPQPYIEKEESGEAESIELKIEQNTEEEVLEEISENLVKKHGEYDPHLDLPNYQFPPLSLLTKYSNASQTTIDQRELDANKNKIVDTLANYGIGISQIKATIGPTVTLYEIVPEAGIRISKIKNLEDDIALSLSALGIRIIAPIPGRGTIGIEVPNSNPSIVSMHSVIASAKFQSSTMELPIAFGKTISNETFVADLAKMPHLLMAGATGQGKSVGLNAIITSLIYKKHPSELKFVLVDPKKVELTLYSKIERHYLAKLPDSDEAIITDNTKVINTLNSLCIEMDERYELLKNAYVRNIKEYNAKFKQRKLNPENGHRFLPYIVLVVDEFADLIMTAGKEVELPIARLAQLARAVGIHLIIATQRPSVNVITGTIKANFPGRVAFRVTSKIDSRTILDSSGADQLIGKGDMLFTTGNDLVRIQCAFVDTPEVDKITEFIGNQKGYPDALHLPEYEGEESSASDIDLSERDALFEEAAKIIITAQQGSASLLQRKLKVGYNRAGRLIDQLEAAGIVGPFEGSKARQVLIQDELSLEQLLSNLD, from the coding sequence ATGACCATACGAAATACAGAGCCTGATGTAAAAACATCTAAAAAGAAAACATTTAGAACCATAATTGGTATTCTAATTATTTCTTTAGGATTTACTTTGTTTTTATCACTTGTTTCTTATTTAATCAACAGCAGTTGGGATCAAAGCCAAATCTATCAACTGACTGACAAATCGATCGAGGCAGAAAATATTTTTGGAAAGCTAGGAGCTCTTTTAGGAGAGATTTTTGTTCGCAACGGTATAGGAATTGCGGCGTTTTTCTTCCCTATTTTTTTGATAATTCTTGGTCTAAAAGTATTGACTAGACTAAAAAAAATAAAACCCTTTCACGCCGTATATAACTGGATTTTCTTCTTGATATGGGGACCAATTTTACTAGGTTTTATTTTCCCGAATAAAGATATTTTGTCTGGAGCAATGGGTTTCGAAGTCAATGATTTTCTCAATAGTTTGATAGGAAAAATTGGTGTTGGCATGGTATTGTTTGTCAGCTTCCTTATCTACGCTATTGTACATTGGCGACTGAGTTACGAAAATATCACACACAAATTAGAAACCAAAAGAGAAATCAAAAAGCAAAAACGTTTAGAAAGCGATCTTGCAGAAAAAGAAAAAGCCGAAAGAGAAAATAACGATCCTTTTGAGGAGTTTAACCATCCCACTAGAGAAGAAACAAAACTTCCTACCGAAAAAAAAGATCAAAAGATTGTTCATGTTTTAGAAACCCATACAGAGGAAGAGGATTTCTTAACCGATGCTCAAAAAATAGAAGAGTATGAAAAAGAAGCCTCTAGACAAAACAAAAAAAATAAAGAAAACGAAATCTCTACAACTCTATATAAAACAGATATTCCTCAGCCTTATATAGAAAAAGAAGAATCAGGTGAAGCGGAGAGTATTGAACTGAAAATTGAGCAAAATACCGAAGAAGAGGTTTTGGAAGAAATATCCGAAAATCTAGTGAAAAAACATGGTGAATACGATCCACATTTAGATTTGCCAAACTATCAATTTCCGCCACTGAGTTTGCTAACCAAATATTCGAATGCTTCGCAAACAACAATTGATCAGCGAGAGTTGGATGCCAATAAGAATAAAATTGTAGACACATTGGCTAATTACGGAATCGGGATATCGCAAATAAAAGCAACCATCGGGCCAACGGTTACGCTGTACGAAATTGTTCCAGAAGCCGGTATACGCATCTCGAAAATAAAAAATCTAGAAGACGATATTGCACTAAGTTTAAGCGCTTTGGGTATTCGCATCATCGCTCCTATCCCAGGACGTGGAACAATTGGGATAGAAGTACCCAACTCTAATCCTTCTATTGTATCGATGCATTCTGTTATTGCTTCTGCCAAGTTCCAATCATCAACGATGGAGTTGCCAATCGCTTTTGGAAAAACAATTTCTAATGAAACCTTTGTTGCCGACTTGGCTAAAATGCCTCACCTTTTAATGGCAGGAGCCACAGGACAAGGTAAATCTGTAGGATTGAATGCAATCATCACATCTTTGATATACAAAAAACATCCTTCAGAGCTGAAGTTTGTTTTGGTCGACCCGAAAAAAGTAGAGCTAACGCTTTACTCGAAAATAGAACGTCATTATTTGGCCAAGCTCCCAGACTCAGACGAAGCCATCATCACCGACAACACCAAGGTTATCAACACCTTAAATTCATTGTGTATAGAAATGGATGAGCGTTACGAGTTACTGAAAAATGCCTATGTCCGAAATATCAAAGAATACAACGCAAAATTCAAACAAAGAAAACTCAATCCTGAGAATGGTCACCGTTTTTTACCTTATATCGTTTTGGTTGTGGATGAGTTTGCAGACCTGATTATGACTGCCGGAAAAGAAGTCGAATTACCAATTGCTCGTTTGGCTCAGTTGGCGCGTGCCGTTGGTATCCATCTAATTATTGCAACTCAACGCCCGTCGGTGAATGTTATCACGGGAACGATAAAAGCCAATTTCCCGGGGCGTGTTGCTTTCCGAGTAACATCTAAAATCGACTCTAGAACAATTCTAGACTCTTCTGGTGCCGACCAATTAATAGGAAAAGGGGATATGCTTTTCACTACAGGAAATGATTTGGTTCGGATTCAATGTGCATTTGTCGATACGCCAGAAGTAGATAAAATAACAGAATTTATTGGCAATCAAAAAGGCTATCCTGACGCATTACACTTACCAGAATACGAAGGAGAAGAAAGCAGTGCATCTGATATAGACCTGAGTGAACGAGATGCTCTATTCGAGGAAGCAGCAAAAATTATCATTACTGCTCAACAAGGCTCTGCTTCTCTATTGCAACGAAAACTAAAAGTAGGATATAATCGAGCAGGGCGATTGATAGATCAATTAGAAGCGGCAGGAATTGTTGGCCCATTTGAAGGCAGCAAAGCCCGGCAAGTGTTGATCCAAGATGAACTAAGTTTGGAACAGTTGTTGAGTAATCTTGATTAA
- the dnaX gene encoding DNA polymerase III subunit gamma/tau, translated as MEQFIVSARKYRPLEFEDVVGQEAITSTLQHAIESHQLPQALLFCGPRGVGKTTCARILARKINEENGGGDGQDFAFNIFELDAASNNSVDDIRSLIEQVRIIPQVGKYRVYIIDEVHMLSTAAFNAFLKTLEEPPAHAIFILATTEKHKIIPTILSRCQIYDFKRISVEDIKNHLKVVAEKEKVQYEDDALHLIAQKADGALRDSLSIFDRMVTFTNRNLTFEKVAENLNVLDYDYYFKMTDALLANQIPDALLLLDEILKKGFDAHLFINGLGAHFRDVLISKTPSTVGLLEVGEATKAKYLEHAAKCPTAFLFGAIDIANQTDIQYKSSKNPRLSVEIALMQMASLLDPQGDLAKKKSIE; from the coding sequence ATGGAGCAGTTTATCGTATCGGCAAGAAAATATCGTCCGTTAGAGTTTGAAGATGTAGTAGGGCAAGAAGCGATTACCTCTACTTTGCAACATGCAATTGAAAGTCATCAGTTGCCACAGGCATTGCTTTTTTGTGGTCCGCGTGGGGTAGGTAAAACAACATGTGCACGTATATTAGCAAGAAAAATTAATGAAGAAAATGGTGGCGGTGATGGGCAGGATTTTGCATTCAATATTTTCGAGCTAGATGCAGCTTCTAATAATTCTGTAGACGATATTCGGTCGTTGATCGAACAAGTACGGATTATTCCTCAGGTTGGTAAATATCGTGTCTATATTATAGATGAGGTGCATATGCTTTCTACAGCTGCCTTCAATGCTTTTCTTAAAACATTAGAAGAGCCGCCCGCTCATGCTATTTTTATATTAGCCACGACTGAAAAACATAAAATTATCCCGACGATTTTGTCTCGTTGTCAGATTTATGATTTTAAAAGAATTAGTGTAGAGGATATCAAAAATCACTTGAAAGTTGTTGCCGAAAAAGAAAAAGTACAATACGAAGATGATGCTCTGCACCTGATTGCGCAAAAAGCAGACGGAGCATTGCGTGACTCTTTGTCGATTTTTGATCGGATGGTAACCTTTACCAATAGAAATTTAACATTCGAGAAAGTAGCAGAAAACCTAAATGTTTTAGATTACGATTATTACTTCAAGATGACGGATGCTCTCTTGGCCAATCAGATACCAGACGCTTTATTATTATTGGATGAAATTCTCAAAAAAGGATTCGATGCTCATCTTTTCATTAATGGATTAGGCGCTCATTTCCGTGATGTTTTAATTTCAAAAACACCTTCAACCGTAGGATTATTAGAAGTTGGAGAAGCTACAAAAGCAAAATATTTAGAGCACGCGGCCAAGTGCCCGACCGCTTTTTTGTTTGGAGCAATTGACATTGCAAATCAGACCGATATACAATATAAATCTTCTAAAAATCCACGTCTTTCCGTAGAAATTGCCTTGATGCAAATGGCTTCTTTGTTGGATCCACAAGGAGATTTAGCAAAAAAAAAAAGTATAGAATAA
- a CDS encoding LptF/LptG family permease, protein MIKKLDGYVLKTFIGPFFFIFSILFFIFIVQFAWQEMDKYVGKGLDWLTIGELIFYMGINVIQLVLPLTILLGSIMTFGGFGERYELAAMKASGLSLVRILSSVFVLVALLSIGLYHFGDKMMPYSQRKARQIMFSVIEAKPTLQITEGVFSNNIPGFSMKVNRVDGDNSEKLTDIFIHQQLSKTVLDENGNDINIEQDPLTIIAEKGILQVDKHNPRFLKLELFDGISYTEPLKNKSYEQRKRQENQTTKFDSLHYFIDISAIVDKQTQQDPGNFYKNLKGKDLKLLIDSVQKTNQEFYLNNAKSNYISSYYYSNKMAELKQEKVKIEQPLVQFEQLEKNIQIISLNSAIANIDRDIQNNEFQIEEDNARKKYFSRINLHYYRNWSYAITCIIFFFIGAPLGAIVKKGGIGMPVIMSIIVFIFYFIINFTAENLTKSGNLHPFLSAWAANFIFLPFSVLLLLKANSDSALFDISKYIDPIMKLYSKFIKPKNSEHSRYQ, encoded by the coding sequence ATGATTAAGAAACTTGACGGTTATGTTTTAAAGACCTTCATCGGTCCGTTTTTCTTTATATTTAGCATCTTATTTTTCATTTTTATAGTCCAGTTTGCCTGGCAAGAAATGGATAAATATGTAGGCAAAGGATTAGATTGGCTTACCATTGGTGAGCTTATCTTTTATATGGGCATTAACGTCATTCAACTCGTTTTACCGCTGACGATTCTTTTGGGGTCGATCATGACATTTGGAGGGTTTGGCGAACGATATGAGCTTGCCGCCATGAAAGCCTCTGGTCTTTCGCTCGTTCGTATTCTCTCATCTGTTTTTGTTTTGGTGGCATTATTATCGATAGGGCTGTACCATTTCGGGGACAAAATGATGCCTTATTCTCAACGGAAAGCTCGACAAATAATGTTTTCGGTTATCGAAGCAAAACCTACTCTGCAAATTACCGAAGGTGTTTTTAGCAACAATATCCCAGGCTTCAGCATGAAAGTAAATCGGGTCGACGGTGACAACAGCGAAAAGCTTACCGACATCTTTATTCATCAACAATTGAGCAAAACAGTCTTGGACGAAAACGGAAATGATATCAACATCGAACAAGACCCTTTGACCATAATTGCTGAAAAAGGAATTTTGCAAGTTGATAAACACAACCCTCGTTTTCTGAAGCTAGAACTTTTTGATGGAATTTCTTACACAGAGCCGCTAAAGAATAAAAGTTATGAGCAACGTAAACGACAAGAAAACCAAACAACAAAGTTCGATTCGCTGCATTACTTTATCGATATTTCTGCAATTGTTGATAAACAAACCCAACAAGATCCTGGCAACTTCTATAAAAACTTAAAAGGAAAAGACCTCAAACTCTTAATCGACTCGGTTCAAAAAACCAACCAGGAATTTTATCTTAATAATGCCAAAAGCAATTACATCAGTTCTTATTATTACAGTAATAAGATGGCAGAACTGAAGCAAGAAAAAGTAAAAATAGAACAGCCTTTGGTACAATTTGAACAATTGGAAAAAAACATTCAGATTATTTCTCTTAACTCGGCTATCGCCAATATAGATCGAGATATACAGAATAATGAGTTTCAGATTGAAGAAGACAATGCCCGAAAAAAATATTTTTCGAGAATCAATTTGCATTATTACCGTAATTGGTCTTATGCGATAACGTGTATAATTTTCTTTTTTATAGGAGCACCATTAGGAGCAATCGTGAAAAAAGGCGGAATTGGAATGCCCGTTATCATGTCGATAATAGTTTTTATTTTTTATTTTATCATCAATTTTACTGCAGAAAATCTCACCAAAAGTGGTAACTTACATCCGTTTTTATCGGCTTGGGCAGCAAATTTCATTTTTCTACCCTTTTCGGTACTTTTACTTCTAAAAGCCAATAGCGATTCTGCTCTTTTCGATATTAGTAAATACATCGATCCGATAATGAAACTATACAGCAAATTCATAAAACCAAAAAACAGCGAACATTCTCGCTATCAATAA